From Podospora bellae-mahoneyi strain CBS 112042 chromosome 5, whole genome shotgun sequence:
GCCTGGGCATGATTTGGCTCAGGCTTGCTACTCTGGGACTTATCACTAAGACGGTTTTTGGTGCCTGCGAGGAACGCCGATATATCCAGGAGGTGCGAGGGTATCGAGGAGTACACTCTGTAgctaaggtaggtaggtaggtgatCGGGATTGGCTACTAGCTAGTTCATGGGAGGTAATCAGGTCGTATGTTTCCATGAGGGCCAGGTAGGAAGCAAAGCGTTACGATTGATAAAGCGAAATTGTTCATACAGTTCCGGTGAAAACCTTTTTGTTGTGTTTGTCAATCTGCAGGAGGTACTGGTTGAGAGGCCGAAGCTGTGTAATTACTATTCAGTCGAGAAATACACGAAGCTCGCTCGCGGAAGCGGACTAGATGTCGAATGGAGCATACCGCCGTCACTGTGTTCCAGGTTGCTGGTCAGCAACGTGGGATCAGAAGTTCGTGTTGAGAGAGACCAACAGGAGTTGGGTTGTTTGATGCTAATCATCCAAGGTAATGAATTGTTACTGGGTTGTGACAgtcgaggagaaggttgattggagaaggagcaggattAGCTTCTCCAAAGGTGAGGCAACGACCGGAGGCAAAAGGtggttgaagttggtgaAGACTGAGCAGCCACCAGCCGGAGCAAGGAAAAGGATTTGGGCTTACAGGAAGCCCGGGCCACCGCCCCACGAGAGCTTCACAACCTCAAATGACAAGAGAAAGGGCGGGGACATCGTGGCGGGCACTGGTTGGCCTGTAAGTGGTACATGTGAGTGTAGATACGCTCCCGCGTGGGGTTACTGGCCAGCAATTGGGATGAAAAGGACATCTTCAGCAAATGAAAGCCGGGTGGACAATGAGTCAAGTCAAGCAAGTTCAGCCCCTCAACCCGGCTCAGACTACCGTTTTCCGGTCCGAAAATATGGAGCCGGAGCCCGTAAAATTAATAGACCCTGGAGCTTGTCAAATTTGCAAATTGAGCCATATCTGAGAAGCTAGAGAGATCTTACATGCCCTGCACTCTGTTGGGCATTCAAAAATAGGCGAACCACTAGGCCACAGCTAGTACCTAAAGGAGGCATACTCAAGTCGATGGTCGATTGCCTCTAACAAACCCGGCTACCTCCTTAAATTACATACTCCCATCATCGACTTTGGCGGTGGAAAAGTTCTCCTCAACCGCTTTGGCGGGGAGCCCCACGACGTACCAGACACGTCGCGTGCGAGGAAAGATTTGTCCCACATTCAATGCCAAAGTCTGGTTCTTATCGTGGCACTGACCCATAGGAATCAGCTTGGTGCCAGTCCCAAATAAGAAGCGCTTTCCCACTGCTGAGTtggataaaaaaaaaagatctCAGTAGGTAGTTTGAAGTATCACAGCGGAGACCTTTTGGAAGATGGATAATTCATGTGCATATGGGCTGGGTTGTCACTATGTGGTTGCTTACGAGAATTGCCCTAACCTTTCCTCCGGATTGGATGCTCACAGAGCAATATGAACTTACCAGCAGACATCCGATCTTCCTGAACATTGAGCATTCCCAAGGTACATCCCGACATGGAACTCCCAGATGGCGTGCTCATCCCTCGAGACCCAAAGAATTGCGGACAGACTCCTAACATCGACTGTTCAACATCTGTCGTAGCCAGTCTATGTATTACCGCCCCAGGCCCTTCTTCCACCGTCAACTCAATATCTGCACAGAATAGTATACGCAATCCCTGTTCATGGCCTTTCCCACTGTCAGGGGCCGGCCTTCAGCACACACCAACCAATAGTCCAGCGTCACATCAATTCCTAGCATCATGGATTCTACCACTACCGACCTAGTATCTGAATCCAACTCCTGAACCCACTCTTTATATCTATCCTGAATCCACCCCGAGCCCCAAAACCGACCCTCTGTCTCAGCGCCTTTGAGAGCAAGGCACTTCCGAAATGAGGCTGAGGGTGAAACAACTTATTCAAGAAAAATCTTAACTTTGGCCACCTGATCAATTGGGCCGCACAATCACGGCATTGCCGTGAAACTTGGTGTTTTGGTTCAGAGTCAATCAGGACTGATAAAGGTTCTCACGAGTTTTACAGCCTGAAAGTGATCTAAACTATTGTATAATAGACAGTGGTTGATCACTGAAGCCAGCCATGTTGTGGCAAAGCTGTCTGCTCGTATGGATGGAGAAAGGTGGTAAGGCGTGCTTGTCCGGACCGCGGGGATGATATTTCCGGGGATGATATTTCAGGGGAAGGCCGCATGGCGGTGGATATGAAAGGGACATATTAGCTCTTGAAACATACCTAAAAAGGAGTCCAACAGAACCAATATCTCAAGAATTTCAACGAAGAGATCTAATTATCCAGTCAACACAGTCAACTACTGCCTATCCCCATCCGCCAGCTGGACAAATTCCCAGCTCACCACGTCATTCGGCCCTGCCGACCTCAAATGCAATTCACTGCCACTGGCGGGATCGAGCACGACAACATGAAGACTATCgtccctcttccaccacaacTGATGCCCTCCCTCAGGGGCCACTCTGTAGCAAAACCTGTCCTGCTTTACATCATCAAACTCCCCAACCATCAGTTTAGCAGCCCATCGAGACAGGCGTCCTCCCACCCGATAACCAATATTCATTCGCACAGCCGGATGCCGAAGCGaaaaccaccctcccttctcttcaCATTCCCAGTGCCAAGTATCCTTGTGA
This genomic window contains:
- a CDS encoding hypothetical protein (EggNog:ENOG503P9U8), with product MTNMTVEKSIVPNEPPPYSPPVSFFGPTAIQGAILNPGHTYILWDRNTGLVLAMRDGNLALVPHDTLRTHKDTWHWECEEKGGWFSLRHPAVRMNIGYRVGGRLSRWAAKLMVGEFDDVKQDRFCYRVAPEGGHQLWWKRDDSLHVVVLDPASGSELHLRSAGPNDVVSWEFVQLADGDRQ